A segment of the Salvelinus namaycush isolate Seneca chromosome 3, SaNama_1.0, whole genome shotgun sequence genome:
gggtattctagtttataatttctatgttgtgttcgagtttatattttctatgttggtgttgttgtatgattcccaattagaggcagctgataatcgttgtctctaattggggatcatatttaagtagctatttttcccacctgtgcttgtgggatattgttttgtgtttgtgcctgtgcaccacgtagtcacgtttcgttgttcgtttattgatTTATTGTTTTTGCTTTAAGTTTCACTTTTGAAATatatgtggaactcaacctccgctgcgccttggtcccgttcttacgacaaccgtgacatggagcctccgaccacattttcagatcaagcaCAAATTGGCTTTAATTTGGCTTTAATGTAGGAACGAACAGATGGAGACAGATCCACAGTCCCCTCTCCGATTTCATTGTGGGGGACAACAAAATGGAGGAGAATATTGTGGTGTGCTTACTACATTACTATACTGAGTATCACATTGGATGCAACAGTCAGGCTGGGCAAGATTAAACTTGTTAGACAATCTTTCAAGATCTAATTGCTCAACCATCCATAATTCAAAATGACATGAGTGAGGTTTTAACTAGTAGTGAATTCAAAGATACAGGACAGCTACCTAACTTCCTTCTTTGGCTGCACTACAAATTATGATCATGTTGCCATTTTCAGGATTTGTTTTTCTTCCAGAAACTGAGTGTACTTATTTGACCATTAGTCATTCAGTCATCAGTCTCTATCACgcaacagtttaatttaattatAGTTGACAGGAAATGACAAGGTATGTCTACACTTCTATTCCATTATGTTGGCTAATGGTTGCTTGATCTTGTGGTTTAAATAATTATCTGCACTTGTTTGAGCTAGTTCAGAATCTGCAGACTGGAACCTGACTAAACAAATAGTTGAAACAAGGTTAAATAAAATCACCCCGGACATTAGTATTGTTTTAGCAAAGATTATTTCCTGCTAGTGACAGACATGTAGCAGCTTTTTCAGTTTTTGTTTCAATACAATGGATCTCTTCAACGTAGGGGGGGTGTCTAGATGatttattattttgtttatttaagtTTTCCTCAGAGGAATATTTTCAGTGATGAAATGACAGACGTGTGTTACACACAGTCAGAAAGCCTATCCTATCAGGCCCAGTAATCCTCCTGCAACATTCCTAGGATTAGATAACTGCCCAGCCCTTGGTTAATTTACTGGCACTGGCTATATTAGCACCAGCCCTGGATGTCTGTCTATGGTCTCCTCTACAGTAGGCTCAGACAGGACAGGAGCTGTAATCAGAGAGAAATCTtcgattttgtttattttttccaTCAGAAATAAAAAAAGAGATGGAGCTACTGAGGCCTGCACTTCTTATTGTCTTTATCTCAACAGCAATCGCAAAACCAGTAAGTGGATGAACATTTTATATATCTTATATCTTTTGCCATAATTAGTAGCAGTAATGGCTATCGTTACAGTATTTTCAGGTGCTGATGTGCTTTGTCCACTCCACAGTTCGACAGGCGTGGACACCACAATGGTCCACAGTTCAACAGGCCTGGACACCACAATGGTCCACAGTTCAACAGGCCTGGACACCACAATGTTCCACAGTTCAACAGGCCTGGACACCACAATGTTCCACAGTTCAACAGGTCTGGACACCACAATGTTCCACAGTTCAACAGGCCTGGACACCACAATGTTCCACAGTTCAACAGGCCTGGACACCACAATGTTCCACGAATCCACGAGTCCTCAGAATCTGATGAATCAAGAATGACACCAGGACCAACTGCTCCAACCACAGTGAACCCTCCCACTGCTGCCATGTCAACTATCCCACCAGTGACAGAAATGTCCACGAATGGGCCAATTGTCAGTGAAACGACACCGTCACCAGGGAACGTTACTGCACGTGTCACTGAGGCCATTACAACTCCCGCTCCAGAAACTCCCCCTCCACCAACTAGAGGAGACAACTAATAATGAGAGTATTCATGAGAATACTTTATTATAATTATTCCAGAGTTTATAAATCATTGCTTTTTTTAGGTCCTACTTTTTTGTATGGACTGTTTACAGTACCTGCATGATATGAAATATCTTggctttttttgttttttttatgcagCAGCATTTATAGGTAATGTTATCCATAGCTTCATAATAACCCTATCAGAAGCCCTGTAATCTTTACTAGTTCAACATATGGTGGTAGTTACGGGTGTTTGGATGTCTGTGAACTAGGTGATCATAATCTGCTGGGTGTGATATAAACAATTGTGaatgtttgattgattgattgatattgtTGTGTTACGCTCCAGTATGTCTCTTTACACACAGTATGTAGTGACTTGCtctttggagttttaggctggttATCTGTAAAGTACATTGAGACAACTGCTGATATAAAAAGGGCTTAATaacatacatttgattgattgattgatatttgTTGTGAACTTGTGTACTCAATAAAGAGATAGAAAAATACTTACATTGAGAAAAGATGTCTCTTAATTGATTATATTTTTGATTACTGTTATCAAGTTTTAGTTATGGGTATGATCAGTCATAATAGATTATTAGTGTATTAGTGTACTGCATGCTTGGAAAAGAGTATGAGTGTTCACTGAGATCGAGTGTCATTAACAGTGGGATTTTGACAGTGATTTCATCCATTCCTACAGCGCTGTCTTGTGGCTATTTGCTGCACTACACCACCAAGGGATCATGGTGTGCTTGAGTTATCTGTGAACTCCAGCTTCCTCCTGACCGAGCCAACACCTCATCAGACAATTGAGTAAGGAATATTACGTTGAGAAAAACAACCTATGAACAACTTCATTTGAAGGTTCAAAATGTAATTTTTTCCAATACTATTTTACATCCAGCATGTTTACTGTGACAGGGCCTTTGTTCCTATTTTAGCTCATAATGACGCTGAATGATGGTTTGTGATGGATTGTGGTTTCTCTGGTGAACACCACTGTGAATCCCCCTGGAGTCTCTACATACTATGCACAGAGCTCAATGGCTCAGCAGACACAACAACGTATACACATGTGAAATAACAGACTCACTATGAGTTTTATGAAAAAAAAGAATGCATGTATTTAGGACTGATACAACGTTATACATTATTACAGTAAAAATGGGACAAACAACATGTAGTGTAAATAATTGTGCAATTGAACAAAATTGACTGTTCTATATGTCATGATGAGATAGCGAGTATGAATCTTATCATGTATTATTGTTGTACTGTATCAGACCCTAAGGGCCCTGAGTTGTGCTTATGTGTtttctgttattctctctgttctgACCTCTCCTCCTAAGGCAGGGTCATAGAGCACCTTCCAGGTTCTGGTAGCATTCTTCACTGTCGACAGCAGCAGGATGAGAGAGACAGGCCTTTACTTGGCAGTGATGACTACGGGAGCATCGGTAGTGATGGTAGCCACTGTGGCTGCCTCCTCAGCCGAGTCGCTGTCACTGTCATGGCTCTCGTTGCTCTCTGCTGAGTCGCTGTCTGCTGCCCCAGGCCTGGCTGTAGCCTCCTCACTACTGTTGCTGCTGTCAGTCTCATTACTGGCGCTGGTGCTGGTGCTCTCGCTATTACCATCGCTGCTAGCGCTACTGGTGCGCTCACTGGTGGCATCACTCTCCAGGCTCTTGGCCTTCTGGCTCTCGGGGCTctcagagggggtcctgtcctGGCTGGCTACGTCGACATGCGCCTGGCGCAGGCTGGGCTCCTCGGCTTTCCCGCTGGAGGCATCCAGAACCTGGCTCTCCACGTCAGGGGTGCTGGTGTCCTCCTCCATCAAATCATGCACCTGCAGGgcctggagggggagagagagaggcggtggAAGGATGTTTAGATCAACTTCCAAAACTAAATGGAAGGAAATAATGCCTATGAGTTTGAAATGGAGAATTCTAACACAGAGGAGAAACAAATTTACCTTGAACCCTGTCATCGTCTTCTCAATCTCGTTTCCGAGCCCGGTGTCGTAGACGGACACCTTTTTGCCAGCATACAGGCCCTCATCCATCTTTCCATAGGCTTTGTAAGAGGAGGGTCCCTTCTCGATGTTGTTAGTATCTACATAGATGATAGACTTCTTGTAGTCGCTGGGGTAACCCATGCTGTCTCCACGTCCGTCGTCGTAAATGGGGGCCTCAGTGGTAGCCATTGTGGGCTCTACGGTGGGCTCAGCTGTCGGAGGGGCAGCGGTGGTGTCCGCCTCCTCTGACTCACTGGACTCGTTTGTGTCCTGAAAACACACCACATCACAACAACACCTTTAGTTTTACATAACCTCTTATAAGATATAAAGTTCAAATAAGAGCTTGGTGAAACGCTCCTGTCTGTCAACATTAGCTAGATGTCTTCATTGAACTACAAGCTATAGTCTCAGTGTGACCCTGTAGACTTACTGGAGCCATAACTACATATGCATCTATAAATAAAAAGTGACTCAATATATCCTACATATAAGCTGTCAGTAGTTTTATACATAGTGCATTACTCACATCGCTGTCTGCACTGTCTGCGCTGTCCTTGCTTTCATTGCTGTCTGCACTGTCTGCACTGTCTGTGCTGTCTGTTGATGCTGTGCTGTCCGATGTTGGGTCGGAAGTAGGATCAGCTCCCTGGAGAATAGAAAAACAGGATCAATCAATGTATCAAGTATCATCCATCAAAAGCACAGATATGGTTGTCTCTATCAGGTGTAAGATTGATTTAGCATCTTATGCTTCATTATGCTACAACATAATTATGTTTTACCTCTGTTTCATCTTCGTCAGAGCTCTCGTCTGATGTTGTAGCGGTATCTCCATTCTTAAAGAAAACCTCAGCATTAAAAAGAGTCCAATAAAAACAGACATATTAATACAGTTTTCCCTACAGTGCAAATGTATACATTTCAACATTTCAATTCAGAGGAATGTTTGCTGAAAGAGGCTCTTACCTGTACAGGGGCCACCTCAGTAAGTTCTGCTGGGGCTATCCCAAGCACTGGAGCTGGTTTCACCTGACAACATGAACAGGAATTTAAGTTGATACCAATGtacacatctgtctctctgtctgactggctttttttaatatatactgtatgttctcaTATAAAAGGAACACTCACAAGTTCTTCTGAGCTCTCTGGACTGTTGCTGGGCGAGCGTATCGCCGGGCGACCGAGGACCGTTGCAAAGAGCAGGACGAAAACAATTGCAGCCTTCATTGTCACAAGgtgtatctaaaaaaaaaaaaagaatcatgAAAAAAGAAAGAATCATGAAAGCCACCAAAATGATGAGAACTGAAAATACAAACTCTGTTGAAAGCTGTACACTGTGTAGGCTACATTTAACACctttttaaatgtaaaaatgtgatACATTATTTTTTCAATTTGTaaagtatttttgtctgtaatgtctttttcgttatgtgtctGACCCCAGGAAGAccagctgtcgccattggcgtcgggTAATGGGTATCCTAATAAAAGCAGAAATTACAGCAGAAATGCCCGGATGGGAGGCAATTAGACTGATTTTACATGAAAGTGCCTGTGAAGTCCTGCCTTGTAATGTTTAAACCCTTAACCCTTAAAGCCTTGATTACTATACAGGGAGAACACCAACCATGGGCCCTTATGAGTCTCCGCCATAGCTAAGTGGAAGGACTCTGGTGGAAGTGCACTCATTTTAAAGTCCCTAACCGTTGGCAGATAAAATGGGCTTCCCTCCCAACTAATGACATCCAGCCTAGCctacaatgagacagcctatagggaggaggtcaaagacctggcagtgtggtgccaggaaaacaacctctccctcaacatgatcaagacaaaggagatgattgtggagtacaagaaaaggaggaccgagaacgcccccattctcatcgacggggctatagtggaacaggttgagagcttcaagttccttggtgtccacattaccaacaaactatgatggtccaaacacactaagacagtcgtgaagagggcacgacaaaacctatttccactcaggatactgaaaagatttggcatgggtcctcagatcctcaaaaggttctacagctgcaccattgagagcatcctgactggttgcatcactgcctggtatggcaactgctcggcctcctacCGCAGGgaacaacagagggtagtgcatacggcccagtacatcactgggaccaagcttcctgccatccaggacctctataccaggtggtgtcagaggaaggccctgaaaatggTCAAAtattccagccaccctagtcatagactgttctctctgctaccgcacggcaagctgtaccggagtgccaagtcgagGTTCAAAAGGATTCTTAACTGCttctaatcaaagggctacccagacccctcttttacgctgttgctactctctgtttataatctatgcatagtcactttaactcaacctacatgtacatattacctaaatgacctcgactaaccggtgcccctgcacactgactctgtaccggtaccccctgtatatagcctccacactgactctgtaccggtaccccctgtatatagcctccacattgactctgtaccggtacccctgtatatagcctccacattgactctgtaccggtaccccctg
Coding sequences within it:
- the LOC120044221 gene encoding dentin sialophosphoprotein-like translates to MKAAIVFVLLFATVLGRPAIRSPSNSPESSEELVKPAPVLGIAPAELTEVAPVQNGDTATTSDESSDEDETEGADPTSDPTSDSTASTDSTDSADSADSNESKDSADSADSDDTNESSESEEADTTAAPPTAEPTVEPTMATTEAPIYDDGRGDSMGYPSDYKKSIIYVDTNNIEKGPSSYKAYGKMDEGLYAGKKVSVYDTGLGNEIEKTMTGFKALQVHDLMEEDTSTPDVESQVLDASSGKAEEPSLRQAHVDVASQDRTPSESPESQKAKSLESDATSERTSSASSDGNSESTSTSASNETDSSNSSEEATARPGAADSDSAESNESHDSDSDSAEEAATVATITTDAPVVITAK